A window from Malania oleifera isolate guangnan ecotype guangnan chromosome 7, ASM2987363v1, whole genome shotgun sequence encodes these proteins:
- the LOC131159608 gene encoding protein SENSITIVE TO PROTON RHIZOTOXICITY 1-like, with protein sequence MTPKSNGHDSSMVTAASGVLLCVQGSGAIFQLPRVETRAGTLAFSVRQVNADGVLSYTVGYHSRSRNPTRTFPILRATMSDSGEPRQFPAGGDCSRQAADPRVPLLNLSMVRDRMDDLQRFLSDSVNSNTLLGSDQMQMVSSELVSAIHQIIVNGAALLACTQAPGAPGVYDPVKAPANQRLVDGISAPDTKIPMKGEAVDEEAVDEMDGDDQCEIVELDAVELLAEHIHFCEICGKGFKRDANLRMHMRAHGNQFKTPEALAKPPSCAETKKTRFSCPFQGCNRNKSHKKFRPLKSVICVKNHFKRSHCPKMYSCNRCHKKSFSVLADLKIHLKHCGESKWRCSCGTSFSRKDKLFGHMALFEGHMPAVAEEDEKMKEDEEEEEEDQPAKEAESAANCSDDGFFEGLLEKFGTIDNYCLQDILGSPNSLHTGMDEAYDFL encoded by the coding sequence ATGACGCCGAAATCCAACGGCCACGATTCCTCGATGGTCACCGCCGCCAGTGGGGTACTCCTATGTGTTCAAGGCTCAGGAGCTATTTTCCAACTGCCACGTGTAGAGACGCGTGCGGGAACTTTGGCTTTTTCAGTCCGCCAAGTCAATGCCGACGGAGTGTTATCATATACGGTTGGGTATCACTCGCGATCGCGAAATCCTACTCGTACATTCCCCATTTTGCGAGCCACGATGTCTGACTCCGGCGAGCCACGGCAGTTCCCGGCGGGAGGCGACTGTTCTAGGCAGGCCGCCGACCCTCGCGTGCCTCTGCTCAACCTTTCGATGGTTCGGGATAGAATGGATGATCTTCAGCGATTTCTATCGGACTCGGTCAACAGCAACACACTGCTTGGCAGCGATCAGATGCAAATGGTGTCCTCGGAGCTCGTCTCTGCCATTCACCAAATCATCGTCAACGGCGCAGCTTTACTCGCCTGCACTCAGGCTCCGGGAGCACCGGGCGTGTATGATCCAGTCAAGGCCCCTGCTAATCAACGGCTGGTCGACGGAATCAGCGCTCCTGATACAAAGATTCCGATGAAAGGCGAGGCGGTCGACGAGGAGGCGGTTGATGAGATGGACGGTGACGATCAGTGCGAGATCGTGGAGCTCGACGCTGTGGAGTTGCTCGCCGAGCACATCCACTTCTGCGAGATCTGCGGAAAGGGGTTTAAGCGAGATGCCAATTTGAGAATGCATATGCGCGCCCATGGAAATCAGTTCAAAACCCCAGAAGCGCTCGCGAAGCCGCCGAGCTGCGCTGAGACTAAGAAGACGAGGTTCTCGTGCCCGTTCCAGGGCTGCAATCGCAACAAATCACACAAAAAATTTAGGCCATTGAAATCAGTGATTTGCGTGAAGAATCACTTCAAGAGAAGCCATTGCCCTAAGATGTACTCGTGCAATCGGTGCCACAAGAAGAGCTTTTCCGTTCTGGCTGACCTCAAGATCCATTTGAAGCACTGCGGGGAGTCCAAGTGGCGGTGCTCGTGCGGCACGAGCTTCTCGCGCAAGGACAAGTTGTTCGGGCACATGGCGTTGTTCGAGGGGCATATGCCGGCGGTGGCAGAAGAGGACGAGAAGATGAAGGAAGatgaagaggaggaggaggaagatcAGCCGGCGAAGGAAGCTGAATCGGCGGCAAATTGTTCCGATGATGGGTTTTTCGAGGGGTTGCTCGAGAAGTTTGGAACAATAGATAATTACTGTTTACAAGACATATTGGGGTCTCCTAATAGTTTGCATACTGGGATGGATGAGGCCTATGACTTTTTATAG